One Xiphophorus maculatus strain JP 163 A chromosome 9, X_maculatus-5.0-male, whole genome shotgun sequence DNA segment encodes these proteins:
- the lhx9 gene encoding LIM/homeobox protein Lhx9 isoform X3 has product MEVVSCKTEASSCTLCPGPGAMLFHGISGDHIQGIMEEMERRTKTESRLAKGMQLNGRESTMTSMSPEKPALCAGCGGKISDRYYLLAVDKQWHLRCLKCCECKLALESELTCFAKDGSIYCKEDYYRRFSVQRCARCHLGISASEMVMRARDSVYHLSCFTCTTCNKTLTTGDHFGMKDSLVYCRLHFETLVQGQDYHPQLNFAELAAKGGGLALPYFNGTGTAQKGRPRKRKSPAMGIDIPSYNTGCNENDTDHLDRDQQAYAPTQKTKRMRTSFKHHQLRTMKSYFAINHNPDAKDLKQLAQKTGLTKRVLQGEQILGHYSHTSRRLKIP; this is encoded by the exons ATGGAAGTTGTGAGCTGCAAAACAGAGGCGAGCAGTTGCACGTTGTGTCCAGGACCGGGAGCCATGCTTTTCCACGGGATCTCCGGGGATCACATCCAAGGGATCATGGAGGAGATGGAGAGAAGGACGAAGACGGAGTCGCGCCTGGCGAAGGGCATGCAGCTCAACGGCAGGGAGTCG ACCATGACCTCCATGAGCCCGGAGAAGCCTGCCCTGTGCGCCGGCTGCGGTGGGAAGATCTCGGACAGATACTACCTGCTGGCCGTGGACAAACAGTGGCATCTGCGGTGCCTCAAATGCTGTGAATGTAAGCTGGCGCTGGAATCGGAGCTGACGTGCTTTGCCAAGGATGGGAGTATTTATTGCAAGGAGGATTACTACAG AAGGTTCTCCGTGCAGAGGTGCGCGCGCTGCCACCTCGGGATATCCGCCTCTGAGATGGTGATGCGAGCGCGCGACTCCGTGTACCACCTGAGCTGCTTCACGTGCACCACGTGCAACAAAACCCTGACCACGGGCGACCACTTCGGCATGAAGGACAGCCTGGTGTACTGCAGGCTCCACTTCGAGACGCTGGTGCAGGGCCAGGACTACCATCCGCAGCTCAACTTCGCCGAGCTGGCGGCCAAAGGCGGCGGCCTCGCGCTGCCCTACTTCAACGGCACGGGGACGGCGCAGAAAGGGAGGCCGCGCAAGAGGAAGAGCCCGGCCATGGGGATAGACATACCCAGCTACAACACAG GCTGCAACGAGAACGACACCGACCACTTGGACCGAGACCAGCAGGCCTACGCTCCGACGCAGAAGACCAAGCGCATGCGGACCTCCTTTAAGCACCATCAGCTCCGGACAATGAAATCCTACTTTGCCATCAACCACAACCCGGACGCCAAGGACTTAAAGCAGCTGGCTCAGAAAACAGGCCTCACTAAGAGAGTTCTGCAG GGAGAACAAATCTTGGGGCATTACAGCCATACATCCCGACGTTTGAAAATTCCCTAA
- the lhx9 gene encoding LIM/homeobox protein Lhx9 isoform X1, whose translation MEVVSCKTEASSCTLCPGPGAMLFHGISGDHIQGIMEEMERRTKTESRLAKGMQLNGRESTMTSMSPEKPALCAGCGGKISDRYYLLAVDKQWHLRCLKCCECKLALESELTCFAKDGSIYCKEDYYRRFSVQRCARCHLGISASEMVMRARDSVYHLSCFTCTTCNKTLTTGDHFGMKDSLVYCRLHFETLVQGQDYHPQLNFAELAAKGGGLALPYFNGTGTAQKGRPRKRKSPAMGIDIPSYNTGCNENDTDHLDRDQQAYAPTQKTKRMRTSFKHHQLRTMKSYFAINHNPDAKDLKQLAQKTGLTKRVLQVWFQNARAKFRRNVLRQENGGVDKADGTSLPPPSSDSGALTPPSSAATLTDLTNPSITVVTSVTSSLDSHDSGSPSQTTLTNLF comes from the exons ATGGAAGTTGTGAGCTGCAAAACAGAGGCGAGCAGTTGCACGTTGTGTCCAGGACCGGGAGCCATGCTTTTCCACGGGATCTCCGGGGATCACATCCAAGGGATCATGGAGGAGATGGAGAGAAGGACGAAGACGGAGTCGCGCCTGGCGAAGGGCATGCAGCTCAACGGCAGGGAGTCG ACCATGACCTCCATGAGCCCGGAGAAGCCTGCCCTGTGCGCCGGCTGCGGTGGGAAGATCTCGGACAGATACTACCTGCTGGCCGTGGACAAACAGTGGCATCTGCGGTGCCTCAAATGCTGTGAATGTAAGCTGGCGCTGGAATCGGAGCTGACGTGCTTTGCCAAGGATGGGAGTATTTATTGCAAGGAGGATTACTACAG AAGGTTCTCCGTGCAGAGGTGCGCGCGCTGCCACCTCGGGATATCCGCCTCTGAGATGGTGATGCGAGCGCGCGACTCCGTGTACCACCTGAGCTGCTTCACGTGCACCACGTGCAACAAAACCCTGACCACGGGCGACCACTTCGGCATGAAGGACAGCCTGGTGTACTGCAGGCTCCACTTCGAGACGCTGGTGCAGGGCCAGGACTACCATCCGCAGCTCAACTTCGCCGAGCTGGCGGCCAAAGGCGGCGGCCTCGCGCTGCCCTACTTCAACGGCACGGGGACGGCGCAGAAAGGGAGGCCGCGCAAGAGGAAGAGCCCGGCCATGGGGATAGACATACCCAGCTACAACACAG GCTGCAACGAGAACGACACCGACCACTTGGACCGAGACCAGCAGGCCTACGCTCCGACGCAGAAGACCAAGCGCATGCGGACCTCCTTTAAGCACCATCAGCTCCGGACAATGAAATCCTACTTTGCCATCAACCACAACCCGGACGCCAAGGACTTAAAGCAGCTGGCTCAGAAAACAGGCCTCACTAAGAGAGTTCTGCAG GTTTGGTTCCAAAACGCAAGAGCCAAATTCAGAAGGAACGTTTTGCGACAGGAGAATGGAGGTGTTGATAAGGCTGATGGCACCTCACTCCCTCCACCCTCATCCGACAGTGGGGCCCTGACCCCCCCCTCCAGCGCGGCCACACTAACAGACCTGACAAACCCCTCTATCACTGTAGTGACCTCCGTCACCTCTAGTTTGGACAGCCATGATTCGGGGAGCCCTTCACAAACTACCTTGACAAACCTTTTCTAA
- the lhx9 gene encoding LIM/homeobox protein Lhx9 isoform X2 yields the protein MEVVSCKTEASSCTLCPGPGAMLFHGISGDHIQGIMEEMERRTKTESRLAKGMQLNGRESTMTSMSPEKPALCAGCGGKISDRYYLLAVDKQWHLRCLKCCECKLALESELTCFAKDGSIYCKEDYYRFSVQRCARCHLGISASEMVMRARDSVYHLSCFTCTTCNKTLTTGDHFGMKDSLVYCRLHFETLVQGQDYHPQLNFAELAAKGGGLALPYFNGTGTAQKGRPRKRKSPAMGIDIPSYNTGCNENDTDHLDRDQQAYAPTQKTKRMRTSFKHHQLRTMKSYFAINHNPDAKDLKQLAQKTGLTKRVLQVWFQNARAKFRRNVLRQENGGVDKADGTSLPPPSSDSGALTPPSSAATLTDLTNPSITVVTSVTSSLDSHDSGSPSQTTLTNLF from the exons ATGGAAGTTGTGAGCTGCAAAACAGAGGCGAGCAGTTGCACGTTGTGTCCAGGACCGGGAGCCATGCTTTTCCACGGGATCTCCGGGGATCACATCCAAGGGATCATGGAGGAGATGGAGAGAAGGACGAAGACGGAGTCGCGCCTGGCGAAGGGCATGCAGCTCAACGGCAGGGAGTCG ACCATGACCTCCATGAGCCCGGAGAAGCCTGCCCTGTGCGCCGGCTGCGGTGGGAAGATCTCGGACAGATACTACCTGCTGGCCGTGGACAAACAGTGGCATCTGCGGTGCCTCAAATGCTGTGAATGTAAGCTGGCGCTGGAATCGGAGCTGACGTGCTTTGCCAAGGATGGGAGTATTTATTGCAAGGAGGATTACTACAG GTTCTCCGTGCAGAGGTGCGCGCGCTGCCACCTCGGGATATCCGCCTCTGAGATGGTGATGCGAGCGCGCGACTCCGTGTACCACCTGAGCTGCTTCACGTGCACCACGTGCAACAAAACCCTGACCACGGGCGACCACTTCGGCATGAAGGACAGCCTGGTGTACTGCAGGCTCCACTTCGAGACGCTGGTGCAGGGCCAGGACTACCATCCGCAGCTCAACTTCGCCGAGCTGGCGGCCAAAGGCGGCGGCCTCGCGCTGCCCTACTTCAACGGCACGGGGACGGCGCAGAAAGGGAGGCCGCGCAAGAGGAAGAGCCCGGCCATGGGGATAGACATACCCAGCTACAACACAG GCTGCAACGAGAACGACACCGACCACTTGGACCGAGACCAGCAGGCCTACGCTCCGACGCAGAAGACCAAGCGCATGCGGACCTCCTTTAAGCACCATCAGCTCCGGACAATGAAATCCTACTTTGCCATCAACCACAACCCGGACGCCAAGGACTTAAAGCAGCTGGCTCAGAAAACAGGCCTCACTAAGAGAGTTCTGCAG GTTTGGTTCCAAAACGCAAGAGCCAAATTCAGAAGGAACGTTTTGCGACAGGAGAATGGAGGTGTTGATAAGGCTGATGGCACCTCACTCCCTCCACCCTCATCCGACAGTGGGGCCCTGACCCCCCCCTCCAGCGCGGCCACACTAACAGACCTGACAAACCCCTCTATCACTGTAGTGACCTCCGTCACCTCTAGTTTGGACAGCCATGATTCGGGGAGCCCTTCACAAACTACCTTGACAAACCTTTTCTAA
- the c9h1orf53 gene encoding uncharacterized protein C1orf53 homolog isoform X1, which yields MFYRKLPSRAFISRSIQLRVQLHKRLVKMSVMKPSEERSSEGGRSSSCNLQTSEDRSAAAAQRLTEQEVTIHRLHREACEATEQMYVDPFSGYKVFTEYAHLQRGKCCGSACRHVVIGQETVSSLDRSPVHHRATQSQSWSTQRDSLRAGRTCKLHVERPVPGFEPGTPSCRETTLTAHPDLT from the exons ATGTTTTACAGAAAGCTCCCCAGCAGAGCATTCATCAGCAGGTCGATTCAGCTCCGTGTCCAGCTTCATAAACGACTCGTAAAGATGTCAGTGATGAAGCCTTCAGAGGAGAGGAGCTCGGAGGGagggagaagcagcagctgcaaccTGCAGACCAGTGAAGACAGGAGCGCTGCAGCTGCACAGAGGCTGACAGAGCAGGAGGTGACCATCCACAGACTCCACAGGGAGGCGTGTGAG GCAACGGAGCAGATGTATGTGGACCCTTTCAGTGGGTATAAGGTGTTCACAGAGTATGCCCACCTTCAGAGAGGGAAATGCTGCGGCAGCGCCTGCAGACAC GTGGTCATTGGACAAGAGACAGTGTCCagcctggacaggtcaccagtgcatcacagagcaacacagtcacaaagctggagtacccagagagactCGCTGCgtgcagggagaacatgcaaactccatgtgGAGAGGCCTGTGCCAGGTTTCGAACCAGGAACTCCTTCCTGTAGGGAAACAACGCTAACAGCTCATCCAGACCTGACATGA
- the c9h1orf53 gene encoding uncharacterized protein C1orf53 homolog isoform X2, which translates to MFYRKLPSRAFISRSIQLRVQLHKRLVKMSVMKPSEERSSEGGRSSSCNLQTSEDRSAAAAQRLTEQEATEQMYVDPFSGYKVFTEYAHLQRGKCCGSACRHVVIGQETVSSLDRSPVHHRATQSQSWSTQRDSLRAGRTCKLHVERPVPGFEPGTPSCRETTLTAHPDLT; encoded by the exons ATGTTTTACAGAAAGCTCCCCAGCAGAGCATTCATCAGCAGGTCGATTCAGCTCCGTGTCCAGCTTCATAAACGACTCGTAAAGATGTCAGTGATGAAGCCTTCAGAGGAGAGGAGCTCGGAGGGagggagaagcagcagctgcaaccTGCAGACCAGTGAAGACAGGAGCGCTGCAGCTGCACAGAGGCTGACAGAGCAGGAG GCAACGGAGCAGATGTATGTGGACCCTTTCAGTGGGTATAAGGTGTTCACAGAGTATGCCCACCTTCAGAGAGGGAAATGCTGCGGCAGCGCCTGCAGACAC GTGGTCATTGGACAAGAGACAGTGTCCagcctggacaggtcaccagtgcatcacagagcaacacagtcacaaagctggagtacccagagagactCGCTGCgtgcagggagaacatgcaaactccatgtgGAGAGGCCTGTGCCAGGTTTCGAACCAGGAACTCCTTCCTGTAGGGAAACAACGCTAACAGCTCATCCAGACCTGACATGA
- the c9h1orf53 gene encoding uncharacterized protein C1orf53 homolog isoform X3 yields the protein MFYRKLPSRAFISRSIQLRVQLHKRLVKMSVMKPSEERSSEGGRSSSCNLQTSEDRSAAAAQRLTEQEVTIHRLHREACEATEQMYVDPFSGYKVFTEYAHLQRGKCCGSACRHCPYGQVNVKDPAMKKRFNSLFYV from the exons ATGTTTTACAGAAAGCTCCCCAGCAGAGCATTCATCAGCAGGTCGATTCAGCTCCGTGTCCAGCTTCATAAACGACTCGTAAAGATGTCAGTGATGAAGCCTTCAGAGGAGAGGAGCTCGGAGGGagggagaagcagcagctgcaaccTGCAGACCAGTGAAGACAGGAGCGCTGCAGCTGCACAGAGGCTGACAGAGCAGGAGGTGACCATCCACAGACTCCACAGGGAGGCGTGTGAG GCAACGGAGCAGATGTATGTGGACCCTTTCAGTGGGTATAAGGTGTTCACAGAGTATGCCCACCTTCAGAGAGGGAAATGCTGCGGCAGCGCCTGCAGACAC TGTCCATATGGCCAAGTCAATGTGAAGGACCCTGCAATGAAGAAACGCTTCAACTCCCTGTTTTACGTATAG